Proteins from one Fusobacterium periodonticum 1_1_41FAA genomic window:
- a CDS encoding Rrf2 family transcriptional regulator encodes MKIKNEVRYALQIVYYLTLHRDKDIISSNEISAEENIPRLFCLRIIKKLEKAGVVKIFRGAKGGYVLTRDPKRLTFRDIIEIIDDDIVLQPCIDSSTICSTRGANCSIRLALKKIQDELLDDFDKINFHDLVEENTGLYV; translated from the coding sequence ATGAAAATTAAGAATGAAGTTAGATACGCTTTACAAATTGTCTATTATCTTACTTTACATAGAGATAAGGATATTATTTCATCAAATGAAATATCAGCTGAAGAAAATATTCCAAGATTATTTTGTTTACGTATAATTAAAAAATTAGAAAAAGCTGGAGTTGTAAAAATATTTAGAGGTGCTAAAGGTGGATATGTTCTAACAAGAGATCCTAAGAGGCTTACTTTTAGAGATATTATAGAAATTATAGATGATGATATAGTATTACAACCTTGTATAGATAGCTCAACTATCTGCTCTACCAGAGGAGCAAACTGCTCAATTAGACTTGCACTTAAGAAAATACAAGATGAATTACTAGATGATTTTGATAAAATCAATTTTCATGACTTAGTAGAAGAAAATACAGGTTTATATGTATAA
- a CDS encoding HAD family hydrolase, whose product MIAAFFDIDGTIYRNALLIEHFKKMIKYELFKDIQYRLKVEEAYQLWDTRKGDYDDYLLDLAQLYVVAIKGLPLKYNDFISDQVLLLKGNRVYTYTREMIEWHKKEGHKVFFISGSPSFLVSRMAKKMGVDDFCGSVYEIDEETQTFSGKITKPMWDSVHKQEAIEDFIKKYDIDLSKSYAYGDTNGDYSMLSSVGNPRAINPSKELIQKIKSDENLKSKIQIIIERKNVIYKLDSNVELIEF is encoded by the coding sequence ATGATAGCAGCATTTTTTGATATAGATGGTACGATATATAGAAATGCTTTACTTATTGAACATTTTAAAAAAATGATAAAGTATGAGCTTTTTAAAGATATTCAATACAGATTAAAAGTGGAAGAAGCATATCAACTTTGGGACACAAGAAAAGGTGACTATGATGACTATCTACTTGATCTCGCTCAATTATATGTTGTTGCCATAAAAGGCTTACCTCTTAAATATAATGATTTTATATCTGATCAAGTTTTATTATTAAAGGGGAATAGGGTCTACACATACACAAGAGAAATGATAGAATGGCATAAAAAAGAAGGACATAAAGTTTTCTTTATATCAGGAAGTCCTTCGTTTTTGGTTTCAAGAATGGCTAAAAAGATGGGAGTTGATGACTTTTGTGGTTCTGTTTATGAAATTGATGAAGAAACTCAAACATTTTCAGGTAAAATAACTAAACCTATGTGGGATTCTGTTCATAAACAAGAAGCAATAGAAGATTTTATAAAAAAATATGATATCGATTTATCTAAAAGCTATGCTTATGGAGATACTAATGGAGATTATTCTATGTTATCTTCAGTAGGTAATCCTAGAGCTATTAATCCAAGTAAAGAACTTATACAAAAAATCAAAAGTGATGAAAATTTAAAATCAAAAATTCAAATTATAATTGAAAGAAAAAATGTTATTTATAAATTAGATTCAAATGTAGAATTGATTGAATTTTAG
- a CDS encoding endonuclease/exonuclease/phosphatase family protein: MIFTMFSTISSADEAYIASFNILRLGAAEKDMVQTAKLLQGFDLVGLVEVINKKGIEELVDELNRQSPNTWEYHISPFGVGSSKYKEYFGYVYKKDKVKFIKSEGFYKDGKSSLLREPYGATFKIGNFDFTLVLVHTIYGNNESQRKAENFKMVDVYDYFQDKDKKENDILIAGDFNLYALDESFRPMYKHRDKITYAIDPAIKTTIGTKGRANSYDNFFFSQKYTTEFTGSSGALDFSEKDPQLMRQIISDHIPVFIVVETSKDDD; this comes from the coding sequence ATGATTTTTACTATGTTTTCTACTATAAGTTCAGCAGATGAAGCTTATATAGCAAGTTTTAATATTTTAAGACTAGGGGCTGCTGAAAAAGATATGGTTCAAACAGCAAAACTTTTACAAGGTTTTGATTTAGTAGGTTTAGTTGAAGTTATTAATAAAAAAGGAATTGAGGAATTGGTTGATGAATTAAATAGACAAAGTCCTAATACTTGGGAATATCATATTTCACCTTTTGGTGTTGGTTCATCAAAATATAAAGAATATTTTGGTTATGTGTATAAAAAAGATAAGGTTAAATTTATAAAATCTGAAGGTTTCTATAAAGATGGAAAAAGTTCACTTTTAAGAGAGCCTTATGGAGCTACATTCAAAATAGGTAATTTTGACTTTACTCTAGTTTTAGTTCATACAATTTATGGAAATAATGAATCTCAAAGAAAAGCAGAAAACTTCAAAATGGTTGATGTGTATGATTATTTCCAAGATAAAGATAAAAAAGAAAATGATATTTTAATAGCAGGAGATTTTAATTTATATGCATTAGATGAATCATTTAGACCAATGTACAAACATAGAGATAAAATTACTTATGCTATAGACCCTGCAATAAAAACAACTATTGGAACTAAAGGAAGAGCAAACTCTTATGATAATTTCTTCTTTAGTCAAAAATATACAACTGAATTTACAGGTTCAAGTGGAGCATTAGATTTTTCAGAAAAAGATCCACAACTTATGAGACAAATTATATCTGACCATATCCCAGTGTTTATAGTTGTTGAAACATCAAAGGATGATGATTAA
- a CDS encoding thiamine diphosphokinase, with protein MKIAYLFFNGQLRGSKKFYSNLIEKQEGDIYCADGGANIAYQLNLIPKEIYGDLDSIKDEVKDFYAKKNVKFIKFNVEKDYTDSELVLNEIEKKYDKIYAIAALGGSIDHELTNINLLNRYSNLIFVSEKEKMFKIEKFYNFSNMKNKKVSFIIFSDKVKDLTLKGFKYDVENLDLTKGETRCVSNIIEKNEARLTLKNGALLCVVK; from the coding sequence ATGAAAATTGCTTATCTATTTTTTAATGGTCAATTAAGAGGAAGTAAAAAGTTTTATTCTAATTTAATTGAAAAACAAGAAGGGGATATTTACTGTGCCGATGGTGGAGCAAATATTGCCTATCAATTAAATTTAATACCAAAAGAAATATATGGAGATCTAGATTCTATTAAAGATGAGGTAAAAGATTTTTATGCTAAAAAAAATGTTAAATTTATTAAATTTAATGTTGAAAAGGATTATACAGATAGTGAGCTTGTATTAAATGAAATTGAAAAAAAATATGATAAGATTTATGCAATAGCTGCTTTGGGTGGAAGTATTGATCATGAACTTACAAATATAAATTTGTTAAATAGATATTCTAATTTAATTTTTGTTAGTGAAAAAGAAAAAATGTTTAAAATAGAAAAATTTTATAATTTCTCTAATATGAAAAATAAAAAAGTTTCTTTCATTATATTTTCTGATAAAGTTAAAGATTTAACTTTAAAAGGATTTAAATATGATGTTGAAAATTTAGATTTAACAAAAGGTGAAACAAGATGTGTGAGTAATATCATTGAAAAAAACGAAGCTAGGCTAACATTAAAAAATGGAGCTCTTCTTTGTGTAGTTAAATGA
- a CDS encoding thioesterase family protein: MLEVGMKYEIDRVVTENDTASKAASGSVEVLATPVMIAWMEEASLRLAQKELEEGLTTVGTEVNIKHLKGTLVGKTVKVLSTLKEIDRKRLVFDVEVIEDGVAVGTGSHTRFIIDTAKFYEKLKNTK; the protein is encoded by the coding sequence ATGTTGGAAGTTGGAATGAAATATGAAATTGATAGAGTTGTAACAGAAAATGATACTGCTTCTAAAGCTGCTTCAGGTTCTGTTGAAGTATTAGCAACTCCTGTTATGATAGCTTGGATGGAAGAAGCTTCTTTAAGATTAGCTCAAAAGGAATTAGAAGAAGGTCTTACAACAGTTGGAACAGAAGTAAATATTAAACACTTAAAAGGAACTTTAGTTGGAAAAACTGTTAAAGTTCTATCTACTTTAAAAGAAATAGATAGAAAAAGATTAGTATTTGATGTTGAAGTAATTGAAGATGGGGTTGCAGTAGGAACTGGATCACATACAAGATTTATTATAGATACAGCAAAATTTTATGAAAAATTAAAAAATACAAAATAA
- a CDS encoding uracil-xanthine permease family protein, with product MEKLSLQTKLVLGIQHVLAMFGATVLVPFLTGLNPSIALICAGVGTLIFHSVTKGIVPVFLGSSFAFIGATALVFKEQGIAILKGGIISAGLVYVLMSFIVLKFGVERIKSFFPPVVVGPIIMVIGLRLSPVALSMAGYANNTFDKDSLIIALIVVVTMISISILKKSFFRLVPILISVVIGYIVAYFMGDVDLSKVHEASWLGLPAGAWETITTLPKFTFTGVIALAPIALVVFIEHIGDITTNGAVVGKDFFKDPGVHRTLLGDGLATMSAGLLGGPANTTYGENTGVLAVTKVYDPAILRIAACFAIVLGLIGKFGVILQTIPQPVMGGVSIILFGMIAAVGVRTIVEAQLDFTHSRNLIIAALIFVLGIAIGDITIWGTISVSGLALAALVGIVLNKILPEDK from the coding sequence ATGGAAAAACTTAGTTTACAAACAAAACTTGTATTGGGAATACAACATGTTCTTGCGATGTTTGGAGCGACTGTATTGGTACCTTTTTTAACAGGACTTAATCCATCAATAGCACTTATTTGTGCTGGTGTGGGAACTTTAATATTTCATAGTGTTACAAAAGGAATAGTACCTGTATTTCTAGGTTCATCTTTTGCATTCATAGGAGCAACTGCTTTAGTTTTTAAAGAACAAGGAATTGCAATATTAAAAGGTGGTATTATATCTGCAGGACTTGTATATGTTCTTATGTCTTTTATTGTTTTAAAATTTGGAGTTGAAAGAATAAAATCATTCTTTCCACCAGTAGTTGTAGGACCAATAATAATGGTTATAGGGCTAAGACTTAGTCCAGTAGCATTAAGTATGGCAGGATATGCTAATAATACATTTGATAAAGATAGCTTAATTATTGCATTAATAGTTGTTGTTACTATGATATCTATTAGTATCTTAAAGAAATCATTCTTTAGATTAGTTCCAATTCTAATTTCAGTTGTCATAGGATATATTGTTGCATATTTTATGGGAGATGTAGATTTATCGAAAGTTCATGAAGCAAGTTGGTTAGGACTGCCAGCAGGAGCATGGGAAACTATCACTACATTACCTAAATTTACTTTTACAGGAGTAATAGCACTTGCACCAATAGCTCTAGTTGTATTTATAGAACATATTGGGGATATAACAACTAATGGAGCAGTTGTTGGAAAAGACTTCTTTAAAGATCCAGGAGTACACAGAACATTACTAGGTGATGGACTTGCAACAATGTCAGCTGGACTTTTAGGAGGGCCTGCTAACACAACTTATGGAGAAAATACAGGAGTTCTTGCAGTAACAAAAGTATATGATCCAGCAATTTTAAGAATAGCAGCTTGTTTTGCAATAGTTCTAGGACTTATAGGAAAATTTGGAGTAATACTTCAAACAATACCTCAACCAGTAATGGGAGGAGTTTCTATCATATTATTTGGAATGATAGCAGCAGTTGGAGTAAGAACAATAGTTGAAGCACAACTTGATTTCACACACTCAAGAAACTTAATCATAGCAGCCTTAATATTTGTATTAGGAATAGCTATTGGAGATATAACAATTTGGGGAACAATTTCAGTTTCAGGTCTAGCATTAGCTGCACTTGTAGGAATAGTTTTAAATAAAATTTTACCAGAAGACAAATAA
- a CDS encoding S-ribosylhomocysteine lyase has protein sequence MERIASFQVDHKKLNRGIYVSRLDEINGNYLTTFDIRMKLPNREPVINIAELHTIEHLGATFLRNHPTRKDDIIYFGPMGCRTGLYLILKGKLESKEVVDLIKELFEFISKFEGDIPGASAIECGNYLDQNLPMARYEAQKFLEETLNNIKEKNLVYPE, from the coding sequence ATGGAAAGAATTGCTAGCTTTCAAGTTGACCATAAAAAATTGAATAGAGGAATTTACGTGTCAAGACTTGATGAAATAAATGGAAACTATCTGACAACTTTTGATATAAGAATGAAGTTGCCTAATAGAGAGCCTGTAATAAATATAGCAGAATTACATACAATAGAGCATTTAGGAGCTACATTTTTAAGAAATCATCCTACTAGAAAAGATGATATTATCTATTTTGGACCTATGGGATGTAGAACAGGACTTTACCTAATTTTAAAAGGTAAATTAGAGTCAAAAGAAGTAGTTGATCTTATAAAAGAACTTTTTGAATTTATCAGTAAATTTGAAGGAGATATTCCAGGTGCTTCTGCAATTGAATGTGGAAATTACTTGGATCAAAACTTGCCTATGGCAAGATACGAAGCACAAAAATTTTTAGAAGAAACATTAAACAATATAAAGGAAAAAAATCTAGTTTACCCAGAATAA
- a CDS encoding ABC transporter substrate-binding protein yields MKKLVYVLMLVSLFLIGCGESKNESPNGNTVVIGQGAKPKSLDPHMYNSIPDLLVSRQFYNTLFSREKDGSIKPELAESYEYKNDKELDVVLKKGVKFHDGTELTADDVLFSFERMKEKPGSSIMVEEIDKVEKVDDYQIKILLKNPSSAMLYNLAHPITSIVNKKYVEAGNDLSIAPMGTGAFKLIAYNDGEKIELEAFKDYFEGAPKVEKITFRSIPEDTSMLAALETGEVDIATGMPPVSTQTIEANDKLELISEPTTATEYICLNVEKAPFDNKDFRVALNYAIDKKSIIDSIFSGRGKVAKSIVNPNVFGYYDGLEEYPYDVEKAKELIEKSGLKDAKFSLYVNDSPVRLQVAQIIQANLKDVGIEMTIETLEWGTYLQKTGEGDFLAYLGGWISGTSDADIVLYPLLDSKSIGFPGNRARYSNPEFDKEVEAARVALSPDERKEHFKNAQIISQNDSPLIVLYNKNENIGINKRVKRFEYDPTTMHKFKNLEIK; encoded by the coding sequence ATGAAAAAGCTTGTTTATGTTTTAATGTTGGTTTCGTTATTTTTAATTGGTTGTGGAGAAAGTAAAAATGAAAGTCCTAATGGTAACACAGTTGTCATAGGTCAAGGAGCAAAACCTAAATCACTTGATCCACATATGTATAACTCTATTCCTGACTTACTTGTTTCTCGTCAATTCTATAATACATTATTTTCAAGAGAAAAAGATGGAAGTATAAAACCTGAATTGGCTGAAAGTTATGAGTATAAAAATGACAAGGAATTAGATGTTGTTTTAAAAAAAGGTGTAAAATTTCATGATGGAACTGAGTTAACAGCTGATGATGTATTATTTAGTTTTGAAAGAATGAAAGAAAAACCTGGATCATCTATAATGGTAGAAGAAATTGATAAGGTTGAAAAAGTTGATGATTATCAAATAAAAATCTTATTAAAAAATCCTTCTTCAGCTATGTTGTATAACTTAGCTCACCCAATAACTTCTATAGTAAATAAGAAATATGTAGAAGCAGGAAATGATTTATCGATTGCTCCAATGGGAACAGGTGCATTCAAGTTAATAGCTTACAATGATGGAGAAAAGATTGAATTAGAAGCCTTTAAAGATTATTTTGAAGGAGCTCCAAAAGTTGAAAAGATAACTTTTAGATCTATTCCAGAAGATACAAGTATGCTTGCTGCTTTAGAAACAGGTGAAGTAGACATTGCTACTGGTATGCCTCCTGTTTCAACTCAAACAATAGAAGCAAATGATAAATTAGAATTAATTTCTGAACCAACAACTGCAACAGAGTATATTTGTTTAAATGTAGAAAAAGCTCCATTTGACAATAAAGATTTTAGAGTGGCTTTAAACTATGCTATAGATAAGAAGAGTATTATTGACTCTATTTTCTCTGGAAGAGGAAAAGTTGCAAAATCAATAGTAAATCCAAATGTTTTTGGTTATTATGATGGTTTAGAAGAATATCCATATGATGTAGAAAAAGCTAAAGAATTAATTGAAAAATCAGGTTTAAAAGATGCGAAATTTTCTCTTTATGTAAATGATAGCCCAGTAAGATTACAAGTGGCACAAATAATTCAAGCTAATTTAAAAGATGTTGGAATTGAAATGACTATTGAAACTCTTGAATGGGGAACATATCTTCAAAAAACAGGAGAAGGAGATTTTTTAGCTTATTTAGGAGGATGGATTTCAGGAACTTCTGATGCTGATATAGTCCTATATCCACTATTAGATAGTAAATCAATAGGTTTCCCTGGAAACAGAGCTCGTTACTCAAATCCAGAATTTGATAAGGAAGTTGAAGCCGCAAGAGTAGCTTTAAGTCCTGATGAAAGAAAAGAACACTTTAAGAATGCTCAAATAATATCTCAAAATGATTCACCTCTTATTGTTTTATACAATAAAAATGAAAATATTGGTATAAATAAGAGAGTAAAAAGATTTGAATATGATCCAACTACTATGCATAAATTCAAAAATTTAGAAATTAAATAA
- a CDS encoding M42 family metallopeptidase: MDIDLKYTLKKTVELLAIPSPVGYTHNAIEWVRKELESLGVKKYNITKKGALIAYVKGKDSDYKKMISAHVDTLGAVVKKVKKNGRLEVTNVGGFAWGSVEGEHVTIHTLSEKTYTGTILPVKASVHVYGDVAREMPRTEETMEIRIDEDVKTDQDVFKLGILQGDFVSLDPRTRVLENGYIKSRYLDDKLCVAQILAYLKYLKDNKLKPRTDLYIYFSNFEEIGHGVSVFPEDLDEFIAVDIGLVAGEDAHGDEKKVNIIAKDSRSPYDYTLRKKLQEAADKNKIQYTIGVHNRYGSDATTAILQGFDFKYACIGPNVDATHHYERCHNDGIVETIKLLIAYL; encoded by the coding sequence ATGGATATAGATTTAAAATATACATTAAAGAAAACAGTGGAGCTTTTAGCAATACCAAGTCCAGTAGGATATACTCATAATGCTATTGAATGGGTAAGAAAAGAATTAGAAAGTTTAGGAGTAAAAAAATATAATATAACAAAAAAAGGAGCATTAATTGCTTATGTTAAAGGAAAAGATTCTGATTATAAAAAAATGATTTCAGCCCATGTTGATACTTTAGGAGCAGTAGTAAAAAAAGTTAAAAAGAATGGGAGACTTGAAGTTACAAATGTTGGAGGTTTTGCTTGGGGTTCTGTTGAAGGAGAACATGTAACAATACATACTCTTTCTGAAAAAACATATACAGGAACGATTCTTCCAGTTAAAGCTTCTGTTCATGTTTATGGTGATGTTGCAAGAGAAATGCCAAGAACAGAAGAAACAATGGAGATAAGAATAGATGAAGATGTAAAAACAGATCAAGATGTTTTTAAATTAGGGATATTACAAGGAGATTTTGTTTCTCTTGATCCACGTACAAGAGTTTTAGAAAATGGATATATAAAATCAAGATACTTAGATGATAAACTTTGTGTAGCACAAATTCTAGCTTATTTAAAATATTTAAAAGATAATAAATTAAAACCAAGAACTGATTTATATATTTATTTTTCTAACTTTGAAGAAATTGGACACGGAGTTTCAGTTTTTCCTGAAGATTTAGATGAGTTTATAGCAGTTGATATTGGACTTGTTGCTGGTGAGGATGCTCATGGTGATGAAAAGAAAGTTAATATTATTGCAAAAGATAGTAGAAGTCCTTATGATTATACTTTAAGAAAGAAACTTCAGGAAGCAGCTGATAAAAATAAAATACAATATACAATAGGAGTACATAATAGATATGGGTCAGATGCAACAACAGCAATTTTACAAGGATTCGATTTTAAATATGCTTGTATAGGACCAAATGTAGATGCAACTCATCACTATGAAAGATGTCATAATGATGGAATTGTTGAAACTATAAAATTATTAATTGCTTACTTATAA